From Triticum aestivum cultivar Chinese Spring chromosome 7B, IWGSC CS RefSeq v2.1, whole genome shotgun sequence:
gagaaattcaaattctaaaaatccattgattatctcttgttggatcctcttattgccgcttgttaagttcttattggtatcacattatgggggagtaatatgctatgtgcatattacaagcctagaaaatgtgtgcatttgagatattgtcacatagaattgatattgtaaattatcatgttcctaggtggcatgttagctctacaagttgcaaattgcttgtgtatggtgtgaagatgatgttggatatccttgctatctaccaccggaaATTCTTTCCATCTACTCttatcttttgacaattggtagtcacttatgtgtggtagatttattgatcatctttacattggcttttgtttttatttgccttttctcttgccaaggtttgtgtcaactcccattgtcttccataccacttgtggatcttgtttatttcttgttcttgtctagtgttttctagatatagtgaaagtggtgatcccaccttgtgcattttgtattcaaatgcaaattctctataatgcacaactcgtgggggagctatcctattttctataaaacgctcatcttgtgatccttatcaagtgttgtgggtggaaggcaagccattcttttttggtaccttgtgccatcatgaaactttgttgagagcttggtttgtttggaaccatcctctctttgggagtttgacatctttaatttagtgtgtatcaatggatatctcattccttgatgtatctttaatgatatcttccaagtggatgatttctccatttggtatccttttcacttggcatttctttgtcatttggtttcggttcttgaaagtcttgagcatgcatgtttacttcatgtattttatttggcatgctttctttctttgacctaatatataggggaaactccacctagtctcaatttggatgagatgtgcatgaaattcatttcatatctatatgcacatatttatgtggagtttgtcctatgtattggtgtttctaactatttggtcccaatgagtttgggtaccgtttagtttgtgttgttcttctaggaacatttggagatgcattggatgctcggctcactcacaaggaaggtgttgtcaccatgtgcttattggagtcaagctaggatgatcaatgaactactatctaccttcaattggtatctactaaatccttccaatggtatctcggtaacaagtatcatcatctacttcatgcacacatttcttgcatcaaccttgtgtaggttgtatcatggcatgtattcattctttcttgtgatacttgtttcctttctcaaagcatctcaacgatgatctcatgttgctagttgtgatgtctttgatggttgtgtggtaggaattcatttatatacaataagaccatatctagccatgtgctatgcttccaagcaaatatcttattggtatatgtatgacttccttttggatatcatgttccttcatgttgtaactatgtcaggtgtacatccttctttgtagacatatatcatcatgatttcgtctacctagaaccttatacacctgAGAGAatttacatctctagatgatatcctttctttcacatccaccttgtctttcttatgttatttctttggtggctccgtgaaagcgtttgtcttgagtgcggatcttatatcttgttgcatcttgttgcactcttgtgtagTGCAGATTTTTTCCCTCGTGCTTGTCTTTACGAGGCTTGCCATCTtcattggtatccctcgtcttgataaggctttctttttccttcttcaccatgggttgtcacaagcctTGTTGTTAACTCACATtctagtgagcttgtgaacccatttgcttgttgGATGTGTGTGGGGACGACATGTCATGCACCGTGTATTTCATTTACCCaaggctatgttgatgctttatgctcatcctctcacacacatcattttggttgagcctattcttagttGCCTCTTTTTCATGCTTGCTCAATCTTTTGtctgttgcaagtgctaggctttgtttcctatatgctcacttacaattgttgtaagtttctattgactTTGGGGGatctatgatcctattttgtgcactctgTATCCAATACAAATAtttttatttgtgcacaaatcatggggagcttctctagtttctttagaacactcctctactcatatcataatatctttttcatgtggctcataggatcattggtctagttggttcaattgatatccttttattgcttgcttcaattggtatcttttgattgcttgtgtctctctttgttatgtcttcgtggcatatctttctttagcaatctttgtgcctcaatatagtttgtattCCTctaagtatttaccgttggatatgtgtattgcatttcACTCTCTTATGGAGAAATACACAATtttggaggaccacaatttatattggccttcttagctctgcgcccattttggcaatcgatgccaatgggagagaagtttcagagagttttgtggagaagtttagagagttatctcctcttgctttggttgtGTTCCTTAGCATGTGCATCTCATACACATGCACTATTGGGTGTTGCATTGCTAGGgaagcataattccttatataaactctcttgaaagtgattgtcatcaattaccaaaatgagggagattgaaaggacatgcggtgcccccgtgtgtggttttggtaattgatgacactctctatggactaatggttcattgagttatatttgaaggatttgtccataggctattcttgaagtccatgtgttggtttcaaggagtttaattGTTGACCagggtgctattaaggaattatccaaagattggttagGTGAGTGTTGTGCTTAGTTACCATGGTCGCCTCTTCTCATGACATGGGGGCCGCGACCAAATCTTATTTTCAGAATATATTCTCTGCTGATTATACTCTTGAACCCTCTGCTGTTATTGATCTAGTACAGTCACACGTTACTGATGAAATGAATTATTCTCTACGTGCTGATTTCACCAATCAGGAGATTGCAGATGCACTTCTCTAAACTGCTCTGCTCAAAGATGGTTTCCCAGCATGGTTCTTCAAAAGAAATTGGTCCACGGTTAAATTTGCTGCAGCAGCCAATCAATCAGCCATGGTCTATAGCCGAGCCGCCGTGCCGACGCAAAGACAGACCTCAAGGTCTAACACAAAAGTGGCATTTTTTGTAGAATTGGCATGGCAGTGCAAGTCCTTGATCAGACACTACACTAGGTATGATGATTCTGGGTTTTAACTAGCTGACCTACTTGGATCTGAGAGTTTTACAAGCCAATCTTATAAAATCAAGAGGCAAGAGCATTTCAGGCAATGACATAACCGATCAAGGCATGTATCGCAAACCAGCCAATTACGAGCGGAAACGTGGATACAAGCGTAAACATTACAGGCCTAATACGATGAACCAACCACCTGTTACAAGCCCAACCGACATTTTCTAACCAGCCAATGTACAGAGGGAAAACGATATTCCAAGCGGGCACTGAAGTGGCCAATGCTAAGCTTCAACCAAATGACCAATAACGTAAAAGATGTACATAATTGATCACCTGTTTCTGAGTAGAGGAAAGAGTTCCTCATCCCTTTGTTACCTACTCCTTCCgtaatacatctagatacatccatttccgagacaagtaattccgaacggagggagtaactattacctccattccaaaatacacGACATTTTGGTAGGCCCAACGGAGGTAGCACCAAAGTATCCCCAACAGGAAAAGTAAATAAATAAGAAAATATCAGCTCCTGCCACACAACAATGAGAAAAGCTTTCTACTGCAAGCATTGAGCAGATATGTAGTATAAATGAGACCTTgatctcatactccctccgttccaaattactcgtcgttgaaatggatgtatctaaaactaaaatacatctagatacatccatacgtgcgacaagtaattcggaacggagggagtacctccatATGTGGAACTGAAAATATAACGAGTCTGCTCACCATTATGCGTTCATTAAGATGCAATGCAAAGTCCAAAGCTGGATCACTACAACACATAGAGTTCTGAAGGTAGGGTTTCTTAACCCACTAGTTAAATAAGGGTTTCTTATAACCAACTAATAGAGATGATACTACAGTGACATAAAAAGCAGAACAGTGCTAGGCACCAGCACGATCAAAGCAACATTGCATGCTTTCTCAATATTGTTTAGCTTCTTACGGAACTTCTCATagtcctccgcactccgcctgaacATAAGGGCAATTAAATTAGTTAGGAGATAAAAAGGTATCACTTTTTACTTTTAAAGTATTACTCCCTCCGTGTCAAAACATAAGACGTTTTTTTGACACTTTCAAATAATCAAAAAAACATCTTATATAAAGTTACAGAGGTACTATATACATTCTGCAACTAGGTTTATCTCAGGCAAGTCACAATTCACACAAAGTTCATCACAGGAGCCCTACTTTGCGTCTAAAAAACAAGACTAGAGTCTGCTGAATAAACATGAGAGCACTATTTCAATAGACATTCTGCAACACATATATTGTACCAGATCCAACAATCCTAATACTAATAGAACCTGAAGCAGGTGACTCAAGTCGCTCACAGGAAACCCAAAGCATCCTGAACTGCTTAACCAACTCATTCTCAGTATCATAGATATAGAGTTGCGCAAACTTTGGCGACACGCCCCTTGGCGGCACCAACGAATCTATCCGATGGTAGGCAACACCATTTATTTTAAGTATGTAGACACCCTGACCCACATTTATGCTATCATCAACCTTCGCTCCAAGAGAAGTAAAAGCAAACATCAAATTATAAGATCTGATAAGACGCATAAAAGAATTTGATCGAGGTCCACCATTAAAACCTCATCAGctcatctatatctatctatatctatatctatatctataccaatataaaaagacccggTGGGGCAGATCCAACAGATCTCGGCCATCCATTCACATTCATCCAACAGTTGATATTGTCCTAATGGTGAGCGACTAAACACGTTTAACGCTAAACATAACTTTCTCTTTCGTGATCACCTTCCTTTGGCACAAAAGGAAAGAAACTGCCCCACGTCAATCAAGAAAGAAAGGAAAGTACTTTCTCTTCCGTTATCATCTTCCTTTCGCACGAAAGGAAAGAAACTGCCCACGTCAATCAAGAAAGAAAGAAGGAAAGTAACTGCTGCATCATCGCTCTGCCCCCAAATCACCTCCAGCCGCCGCACCTTCACGACGCCTCCCCCATCGCCTCCAGCCGCCGGACCTTCACGACGCCTCCCGCATCGCCTCGAGCCGTTGCACCTTGAAGGACGCCGCCCCTCCCATCTCTGTGTTGCCCCAAcccatcgcctcgcctcgcctcggccGTCGGCAGCGCCGCCTCCCTACACCGATTGGCCGGCCGTCAGGGACGGCGCGCCTCCTCCTACACCACATGGCTTGGCTGTCGTGGACGGCGCATCCTCCTACAGCCAGCCGTCTGGAAGCCGCCTCCTACACCACCTAACAGGCCGTCGGGGACGCCTCATGTTCCTCGGTGTTATTTGCTGGCCTTCCGGGCGGCTCCGCGGACAACTGCCTCACTAGCTTCGCATCCTCGACATCCTCCAACCAGATCTCCTTGTCGGGGAGAATGGCGAGCATCACAGTCAGCGGTGGTCTCCCTGTTCGGCTCTCACTATATCTGCCATGCTTGGTGCCCTTCCGTGGTCGACATCGAGCAGGTGCCGGCCGACGCTGCCCCCTCGGGTTCTCATCTTCCACAGGCTGCATCCACCTGGCCGGAAACCAACCCAGGCTCAAGCGACCACCATGTCCATTGGATCTGTCATTGCGTTAAGTTTGGTCAGTTACACGCCCTTGCCACGCAACGCCAGGTGTCATATTGATCTGATGTCTTTTTCTATTCCATTGTGTTATCGGAATCTGATCAGACTCGCATTTTCAACTAATTAGCAATTTCAGATGTGTAGACGTCTACCTATGCATTTGTTCTCACCAAGATGAAGGGAACTGCATAGTGTTGTCCATATGAAAAAACCAAGTCAATGTGATTAATCAAGTACATTCACAAGCAGTCTGGTATAAAACCGACCTTCCTGTTATTATGTACTcgctctgtaaactaatataagagcgtttagataactaaagtagtgatttaaacgctcttatattagtttacggagggagtagatgcttATTGTTTCATCTTGCCTTACTATAAAGGTGCATATTGATGATCTTATAGATGTTGTTACTTATATGAAAGGGCACAAAAGTAGCATAGATAGTAGTACATCAAATCTTGGAGTTGCTGCTATGCTGAAGCTAATATTCTGAACCTGAGGTGACAAGATGTAGGATCTTTGCTGGTTGCAACAAGCCCCATTTGAGAGGTCCATCATATTAGTGAAGGAAAATTGATAGCTCATTGCTCAGGTCTTATCCTTTTTAGAAGATAGTCAGTGATGCCAGTACAATAAATTCAAAGATGGCATTTTATCGTATGTAACTTGTGGTAATCTGAAGAAAAAAAACATCATGACAACTAGCCTTTGGTAAGTCTATGTGCTCTATTTTTTCCCTTCTACTAGGCATCAAGGCCAGTAAAATATCTTCATGCTTCTCCAATCATACTAGAGTTACTAAAACATTAAGTCTGACAATATTTCTTTCACTTTTGTGTATAATCCATTGTGCACACAATAGTTGGTCGGATGATTGATTTCACTGGAATTTGCGCGTACTTAAGTCATGGCTGGTGCAAAGTTAAtttatagttttattttgttgCTATTAAATACTTCAGAAGTCTGCATTTTGTGTAATTGATTGAATGTGTTTTCTTTTGTGGTCATATGATGAGTTTGTCAAGATCGGGATTAAGTATATGCATGTGGTATTAGGTATCACCTGCTATTAAATAACATTCATGGATCAAATGTAGTGATATTAATTTAATAATTCATCAATTTGGCAAATGTCAGAGATAATTGAAGGTGGCACATATGTCCGCTATATAACCACTACGACACAAATATACTATTAGAGATGTGTCCTCCCAAGGACAAAGGGCATCTTGATGCAAGATGGGAGGCTTAGAATTATTTATAAGAAGATtacacgtgcgttgcacgtgcaaacTTACTAGTTCATTCAACGGAGCAGGCCAGGGCCGATGCTTTTTCAGCTTCACATTACCCTGTTTACAACAAAGATTATGAAATATGCTTCTCTGAGACAAAGAGCTAAGATGTGTCGCCCTTTCTTCAAACCAAATAACAGCACCACAATAGGAGCAAGTATAATCTGGACAGCCAAGGTAATTCCTCTTCCTATAAGAGGCTACAACCAAAACACGACGACCAGAATTGCGGACAATCAGATCGAAATAAACCCGGCAACAAAAGAAGCGACCACAAAGCACGGACACAACAACAAAGATACCCCTGGCTAACCTTTCAAATAAGCCACGTACTGTCTAGACATATAAGGAACCCGGCCAACAGTGAATCTCGGCACCTGTACACCTAGAACAGCAGTAAAACATCCAAAAATACCAACAGGAAGAGTGAGCCCAACAGATCCAAACAGAAAGCACCTACAACCAACGCAGAAGGAAGAGTTCACCAAAGAGATGAAGCCTGCGCCGAATCCGCCACTTCATGCAATTCTCTCTAGCCATCAAATGGATATCCTATAACAACCTATGATCAGCCCAACCCAATGCACATATGTACCATGAATACACACAGAACAAAAATCAAATAAACATATACCAGAAGGTCGATTAGTGACCACCAGCAGAGCATGAACCATAACAACACTGGCAGCCAATCAAGGACAAACAGTCCTTGCAGCACTGCTGCTGCCAGGAAAAGAATCGCTGTTCCCAGAAGCTGCTACtattgtgtgacgcccccgatttaatcgtacactaatcatgcacgcaaatgtgtacgatcaagatcagagactcacgggaagatatcacaacacaactctaacaattaaaataagtcatacaagcatcataatacaagccaggggcctcgagggctcgaatacaagtgctcgatcatagacgagtcagcggaagcaacaatatctgagtacagacataagttaaacaagtttgccttaagaaggctagcacaaactgggatacagatcgaaagaggcgcaggcctcctgcctgggatcctcctaactactcctggtcatcgtcagcggcctgcacgtagtagtaggcacctccggtgtagtaggggtcgtcgtcgacggtggcgtctgactccagggctccagcatctggttgcgacaaccaggtagaagggaaaggggaaaagagggagaaaagcaaccgtgagtactcatccaaagtactcgcaagcaaggaactacactacatatgcaagggtatatgtgtaaggaggccatatcagtggactgaactgcagaatgccagaataagagggggatagctaatcctgtcgaagactatgcttctggcagcctccgtcttgcagcatgtagaagagagtagattgaagtcctccaagtagcatctccaagtagcatatccaggtagcatctccaagcgcatctccagatagcatcgcatagcataatcctacccggcgatcccctcctcgtatccctgagagagagcgaccaccggttgtatctggcacttggaagggtgtgttttatttaagtatccggttctagttgtcataaggtcaaggtacaactccaagtcgtcctgttaccgaagatcacagctattcgaatagattaacttccctgcaggggtgcacaacatagcccaacatgcttgatcccatttggccggacacactttcctgggtcatgcccggccgcgaaagatcaacacgtcgcagccccacctaggcacaacagagaggccagcacgccggtctaaacctaagcgcgcaggggtctgggcccatcgccctgagcacacctgcacgttgcgtgggcggccggaagcagacctagcctagcaggcgttccagtccaatccggcgcgcgccgctccgtcgctgacgtctgaagtgcttcggctgataccacgacgtcgggatacccataactactcccacgtagatggttagtgcgtataggctcgtagccgactcagatcaaataccaagatctcgttaagcgtgttaagtatccgcgaacgccgaacagggccaggcccacctgtctcctaggtggtctcaacctgccttgtcgctccgccacaaagtaacagtcgagggccgtcgggaacccaggcccacctctaccgggatggagccacctgtcctttcagccccctcgtcagaatcacttgcgggtactcaatgagctgacccgactttagtcaccatctgtatagtatgtatgtatgtatagtatatacccgtgatcacctcccaagtgatcacggcccgatagtatagcaaggcagactgacaataatgtagggccaatgatgataaactagcatcctatactaagcatttaggattgcaggtaaggtatcaacagatgtagcgacaatgtcaggctatgcatcagaataggattaacgaaagcagtaacatgctacactactctaatgcaagcagtatagaggagaataggcgatatctggtgatcaagggggggcttgcctggttgctctggcaagagagaggggtcgtcaacaccgtagtcgaactgggcagcagcagcgtcggtctcgtagtctaccggagagaagagggggaagaaacaatgaataccaagtaaacagatgcatatcgatgcatgacatgtcaagaagcgatgctaggcgtgccctaatgtggtatgaggtggtactggttaaggggggaatcatccgggaaagtattcccggtgtttcgtgttttcgggcagaggagccggaggggaaaagttgcgggttcgataggttaggggggtgtggcggacgaacggactgcgtatccggattcgtctcgtcgttctgagcaactttcatgttgaaaataatttaatccgagttacggattaaaagttatgattttctaaagattttattaatttttggaatttaattagttatttaaattaattcgaaaatggaataatgacatcagcatgatgtcatgctgacgtcagcagtcaatagagtTGACGGGGTCAAACTGAtctgtgggtcccgcatgtcattgactgattaattaacaagtttaattaaacagagttaattaggttagttagttaactaggttaattaaacataattagttaagttaattatttatttatttatttatttttattatttattatttatttattatatatatatatgtttttaaaattcctctctctctttttttttaacaaaacgttCTGGGCGCTGGGGCCCGCATGTAAGTGGCCCAGGGCCTTAACGGGCGCTGGGCGTTCGGGCGCAGGGGCTGGAGCGTAACGGGTGTGGGCGCGCGCCCGATAGGGCGAACCCGAGTGCGCGGGCGACGACCGTCATGGCGCGGcggggcgccggagttggccgcggGGCCGACGACGGTCGGTGTGAGCTGGGACGGCGACCGCAGGGCTGGCAGCGAGCGGGCGTGGCAGAGCCAAAGCGGGGGCTGCGGGACGAGGCCGGAGCTCGACCGAAGCGAGCTCATGGCGGCGGGAGTGAGCAGAGGCGGCAGCAGGGCGGGCTACGGTCATGCGTGCGCGAGTGAACGGCGTCGGTGATAGAGAataaggggagagagggaaggagaccGGAGCTCACAGCGAGGCGTAGGGGTTTAGGGCAGTGGGCTCGACGGCGGTCGGGGAGGTCcgacgagggagaggacgaggtggCGGCTGTCCGGCGACGATGGGTGAAGGCGCAGGTGGGCACCGGCGTCGGGCCGCGCTGGGGCGGCGCGGGACctggcccctccccgatccagtcgagggggcgcctgggaggaggcagggggcggcgttcgacggggtggagtccggcggcggcgggcgtcgagCGAGGCAACGAGGCGATGGGGTCGGGGCAGCGATGAGGCGCGGCCGCGGCTTCAGGTGGGTGTCGCGCAaggagaggagggcgaggaggcaACGACGACGGCAGGCGTcagcgatccgaggcggtggcatCGACAGGGTCGGGTGCGTGGTCGCCCCGATCTCGATCTAGATCGGGGAAGTGAGGGGAGAGcgggggggagtggggatcgggtgAGGGATTCGGTGGGTGAGGAGATAAGGAGGagtgggggagtggccggctgggcctggtgggttggcccagtggggggttgtggcctgctgggccgaagcccagtgggggggggggggttgctttctctttttttagctttgttttctgttttcttttctttatctattttcttttaatttctgttttataaaatataaatacaactcctaatttaatgttataatttattctactgccccaaaagtttgacacctaattaaaatagtttgtattattattatttttaaaaggcatttaattaattgttatagctgctattttaattagtttagagcctttaaacattttataaaatttgtggtttctccactagtattacccatgatttatttgacacattttggacattttagttttaatgtttgaaaacttttgttgttcgcctaaatctcaaatttgaatttgaatcgttttcgaactaacgcgagattagcgacagtaacggaggtgatgtggtgtcattagcagaggttactgtagcttgattatccgggcgtcaccattctcctccactacaagaaatctcgtcccgagatttaggagcaggAGTAAGGGGGGAGGGATCTAATTACGAAATGCTAacggatcttctcagtcttggttgctcttctcgaagaggtcgacccattatattgatgtcttcctttctctgcttcaggtcatcatgatgaagtcatcatcctttcttcagaaatttcatcgtactaacgaaagattaagggggtataccgaagaatggatctctgcagggtagattatctggtagacaacaacaaggaaggtggcggaaagtaactctcgaattgaaatttaagacaatatcgagagcaaagcaagaaggtgcaaaatagaagtttcaagcgcataggcaatcgttcgttgcctgaagcgaagtgtgaaaggggttcagagcaatgggaataagtattgcgtctgataccagattgatgatctcatcggaaggtggctcgtgaattacacacgaggccacgcgtgaggaataactttgggaacagggggtgtacaggagagtcaggtttcgaccctgtggaactgtgggttatgggcccaccatgtgggttaaaaataggagcggtgacatctcgcacggtcacaatagcaaggcatgtcagagggtagcctatcagttatgtcggcacaatgtcg
This genomic window contains:
- the LOC123159739 gene encoding uncharacterized protein isoform X1, whose amino-acid sequence is MAAAIRSLLRKAAPSLGRGSPALGRMSPVVQGLSPAARLLSTTGGQVAYSDDDETLAKQREEIKRMTAEFDASMLEIRKNLDAMDEIERSNGHGGRLSLGWFPARWMQPVEDENPRGQRRPAPARCRPRKGTKHGRYSESRTGRPPLTVMLAILPDKEIWLEDVEDAKLVRQLSAEPPGRPANNTEEHEASPNYLSHVWMYLDVF